A single window of Brevundimonas vitisensis DNA harbors:
- the xth gene encoding exodeoxyribonuclease III, translated as MRIATWNVNSVNARLPTVLEWLEAAKPDVACFQEIKCVDEKFPREAFEALGYNVETHGQKSYNGVALLSKYPVSDVRRGLPGDDTDEQARYIEALIEAARPVRVASIYLPNGNPVGTEKFPYKLAWFERLRLHAEGLLKLEESLALCGDYNVIPMPEDAKNPAAWTGDALFQPESRAAFRALKWLGLSDSHELGKEPAGTFTFWDYQAGAWQRDHGIRIDFALLSPMAADRFRAIETHRDARDMEKPSDHVPVVVELED; from the coding sequence ATGCGCATCGCCACCTGGAACGTGAACTCCGTCAACGCCCGCCTGCCCACGGTGCTGGAATGGCTTGAGGCGGCCAAGCCCGACGTGGCCTGCTTTCAGGAAATCAAATGCGTGGACGAGAAATTCCCGCGCGAAGCCTTTGAAGCGCTCGGCTACAATGTCGAAACCCACGGCCAGAAAAGCTACAACGGCGTAGCTCTGCTGTCGAAATACCCGGTGTCCGATGTGCGCCGGGGCCTGCCCGGCGACGATACGGACGAGCAGGCGCGCTATATCGAGGCGCTGATAGAGGCTGCCCGGCCGGTGCGTGTCGCCTCCATCTACCTGCCCAATGGCAATCCGGTCGGAACCGAGAAATTCCCCTACAAACTGGCCTGGTTCGAACGGTTGCGGCTTCATGCCGAGGGCCTGCTGAAGCTGGAAGAATCGCTGGCGCTGTGCGGCGACTACAATGTCATTCCCATGCCTGAGGACGCCAAGAACCCGGCCGCCTGGACCGGCGACGCCTTGTTCCAGCCCGAGAGCCGGGCGGCGTTTCGCGCGTTGAAATGGCTGGGTCTCTCTGACAGCCATGAGCTGGGCAAGGAGCCCGCCGGCACCTTTACCTTCTGGGACTACCAGGCCGGAGCCTGGCAGCGGGATCACGGCATCCGCATCGACTTCGCCCTGCTGTCGCCTATGGCCGCCGATCGTTTCCGTGCGATCGAAACGCACCGCGACGCGCGCGATATGGAAAAGCCCAGTGACCACGTTCCCGTCGTGGTCGAGTTGGAGGACTGA
- a CDS encoding cobalamin biosynthesis protein CbiG, with amino-acid sequence MARLFDAYVIADWTAAEGKKLGDQSVWIGVAKRDVRFRLYTETHNVATRAEGEALLASILADHRKRGDRVLVGFDFNLGYPVGTAARLGLKDTPAWSAMWKFIAANVVDKADNTNNRYQVAAKMNRLMTDEAWPLWGAPAKQTQRWLTATKPPQGSGDIPEFRATEMAARKGKLQPKSVWQMHGAGAVGGQTLVGIAAVRRLLETWGPSAAVWPFGTGWRALEAADLEPLSTLVVEVWPSLYGAVPAAGEFKDQAQVRVTAETLAKLDEKGDLAKAFAPPKDATPELIAQVETEEGWILGV; translated from the coding sequence GTGGCCCGCCTGTTCGACGCCTATGTCATTGCCGACTGGACCGCTGCCGAGGGCAAGAAACTGGGCGACCAGTCCGTCTGGATCGGTGTGGCCAAGCGCGACGTGCGCTTTCGCCTCTATACCGAGACGCACAATGTCGCGACCCGCGCCGAAGGCGAGGCGCTGTTGGCGTCCATCCTGGCCGACCACAGAAAGCGCGGAGACCGCGTTCTGGTCGGGTTCGACTTCAACCTGGGCTATCCGGTCGGCACGGCGGCTCGCCTGGGGCTGAAGGACACGCCCGCCTGGTCCGCCATGTGGAAATTCATCGCCGCCAATGTCGTCGACAAGGCGGACAACACCAACAACCGCTATCAGGTCGCGGCCAAGATGAACCGGCTGATGACCGACGAGGCCTGGCCGCTGTGGGGGGCTCCGGCCAAGCAGACCCAGCGCTGGCTGACCGCCACCAAGCCGCCGCAGGGGTCGGGCGACATCCCCGAGTTCCGCGCCACTGAAATGGCCGCGCGCAAGGGCAAGCTGCAGCCCAAGAGCGTGTGGCAGATGCACGGTGCCGGGGCTGTCGGGGGCCAGACCCTGGTCGGCATCGCCGCCGTGCGACGCCTGCTGGAAACCTGGGGCCCATCTGCGGCGGTCTGGCCGTTCGGCACCGGCTGGCGCGCGCTGGAGGCGGCCGATCTGGAGCCGCTGTCGACCCTGGTGGTCGAGGTCTGGCCGTCGCTTTACGGCGCTGTGCCCGCCGCCGGCGAGTTCAAGGATCAGGCCCAGGTCCGCGTTACCGCCGAGACCCTGGCCAAGCTGGATGAAAAGGGCGACCTGGCCAAGGCCTTCGCCCCGCCCAAGGACGCCACGCCCGAGCTGATCGCCCAGGTCGAGACCGAGGAAGGCTGGATTCTGGGAGTTTAA
- the scpB gene encoding SMC-Scp complex subunit ScpB yields MEMERRVEALLFAAAGPLSAHEIARRLPEGADVGRALVGLKARYQGRGVELDCVADRWRFRTAADLAFLMTEEREEPRRLSKAALETLSIIAYHQPCTRAEIESVRGVSLSRGTLDLLLEMGFVRLRGRRRTPGRPVTYGTADRFLEHFGLASLNDLPGVQEMRSAGLLDLSIPVGFEVPDPGRGGDADEDALDPADLLTPEFAQDFVGEGEP; encoded by the coding sequence ATGGAGATGGAACGCCGGGTCGAGGCCCTGTTGTTCGCGGCGGCCGGTCCGCTGTCTGCCCATGAAATCGCCCGGCGGCTGCCCGAAGGCGCCGATGTCGGCCGCGCCCTGGTCGGGCTCAAGGCCCGCTATCAGGGGCGGGGGGTGGAGTTGGACTGCGTGGCCGACCGCTGGCGGTTCCGCACGGCCGCCGATCTGGCCTTTCTCATGACGGAAGAACGCGAGGAGCCGCGCCGGCTGTCCAAGGCCGCGCTCGAGACCTTGTCCATCATCGCCTACCACCAGCCCTGCACGCGCGCCGAGATCGAGAGCGTGCGCGGCGTCTCGCTGTCGCGGGGGACGCTGGACCTCTTGCTGGAGATGGGTTTCGTCCGCCTGCGCGGGCGCCGGCGCACGCCCGGTCGGCCCGTGACTTATGGCACCGCCGACCGCTTTCTGGAGCATTTCGGCCTGGCCAGCCTGAATGACCTTCCCGGCGTGCAGGAAATGCGATCCGCCGGCCTGCTGGACCTGTCGATCCCAGTCGGGTTCGAAGTGCCCGACCCCGGTCGTGGCGGCGATGCCGACGAGGACGCCCTGGATCCCGCCGACCTGCTGACCCCCGAGTTCGCCCAGGATTTCGTGGGCGAGGGCGAACCTTAA
- a CDS encoding segregation and condensation protein A: protein MSEDFQPTLDFKADPDGTPDPSEAFVVDLEGYEGPLHVLLALARTQKVDLLKLSITTLAEQYLAFVHEARRRNFSLAADYLVMAAWLAYLKSRLLLPRNEVTRGDEPPAEMVAAALAFRLQKLEAMRKASEALLARPQLKRDVFMRGDPQATVIVPSDRIDASLYDLMAAYVVQRRREEQRRYNPSQRVEAFPLEAARDWFRDRLPRLQEWTPIERVAPVWRKGDQGPSQASYLASTLSAGLELVKEGELDVQQAEAFADLYVKRRTEGQALELIP from the coding sequence ATGAGCGAAGACTTCCAGCCGACCCTGGACTTCAAGGCCGATCCGGACGGCACCCCCGATCCGTCCGAAGCCTTTGTGGTCGATCTGGAGGGTTATGAAGGTCCGCTTCACGTCCTTCTGGCGCTGGCGCGGACGCAGAAGGTCGATCTGCTGAAACTGTCGATCACCACCCTGGCCGAGCAGTATCTGGCCTTCGTGCATGAAGCCCGCCGCCGAAATTTCTCGCTGGCCGCCGACTATCTGGTGATGGCGGCCTGGCTGGCCTATCTGAAATCGCGCCTGCTGCTGCCCCGCAACGAGGTGACCCGGGGTGATGAGCCGCCCGCCGAGATGGTCGCTGCGGCCCTGGCCTTTCGCCTGCAGAAGCTGGAAGCCATGCGCAAGGCTTCCGAGGCCCTGCTGGCCAGGCCGCAGCTGAAGCGCGACGTCTTCATGCGCGGCGATCCCCAGGCGACGGTGATCGTGCCGTCCGACCGCATCGACGCCAGCCTGTATGATCTGATGGCCGCCTATGTCGTCCAGCGGCGGCGCGAGGAGCAGCGCCGCTATAACCCGTCACAGAGGGTGGAAGCCTTCCCGCTGGAGGCGGCCCGCGACTGGTTCCGCGACCGCCTGCCCAGGCTTCAGGAATGGACACCGATCGAGCGCGTCGCCCCGGTCTGGCGCAAGGGCGACCAGGGCCCGTCCCAGGCATCCTATCTGGCCTCGACCCTGTCGGCAGGGCTGGAACTGGTCAAGGAGGGCGAACTGGACGTGCAGCAGGCCGAGGCCTTTGCCGACCTCTATGTGAAGCGACGCACCGAGGGCCAGGCGCTGGAGCTGATACCGTGA
- the nagZ gene encoding beta-N-acetylhexosaminidase, whose translation MTSAAIYGCAGLVLTPEEAAFFAEVRPWGFILFRRNIDTPDQVRALTSALRAAINDPDAPILIDQEGGRVQRMGPPHWPKYPPGAAYLAATNDPLSARELVRLGARLMAHDLRAVGITIDCVPVLDVPVQGAHDIIGDRAYGRDPATVTQLGRAAAEGLLAGGVLPVIKHMPGHGRAFADSHRELPKVHADLETLDAWDFAPFKGLSDMPIAMSAHIVFTAIDAKRPATISKKAIRLMRDRLGFQGLILSDDLTMQALSGSLTDRAAAALKAGCDLVVHCNGDLDEMRQVAEGTGKLKGKARRRADAALARIVHTPEPLDAVGARARFASMMDGRLEAAKGPDVGEAQG comes from the coding sequence GTGACGTCCGCCGCCATCTATGGCTGTGCTGGCCTGGTCCTGACGCCCGAGGAAGCGGCCTTCTTTGCCGAGGTCCGGCCCTGGGGCTTCATCCTCTTTCGGCGCAACATCGACACGCCGGATCAGGTCCGGGCCCTGACCTCTGCGCTGCGTGCCGCCATCAATGATCCCGATGCCCCGATCCTGATCGATCAGGAGGGCGGGCGGGTCCAGCGGATGGGACCGCCCCACTGGCCCAAGTATCCGCCGGGAGCGGCCTATCTGGCTGCGACGAACGATCCCTTGTCGGCGCGCGAGCTGGTGCGCCTGGGCGCACGGCTGATGGCTCATGATCTGCGGGCGGTTGGTATCACCATCGATTGCGTGCCTGTGCTGGACGTTCCTGTGCAGGGTGCCCACGACATCATCGGTGACCGGGCCTATGGCCGCGATCCGGCGACGGTGACCCAGCTGGGCCGTGCGGCGGCCGAGGGTCTGCTGGCCGGCGGTGTGCTGCCGGTCATCAAACACATGCCCGGCCATGGCCGCGCCTTTGCCGACAGCCATCGCGAACTGCCGAAAGTCCACGCGGATCTGGAGACTCTGGACGCCTGGGATTTCGCCCCATTCAAGGGCCTGTCGGACATGCCCATCGCCATGTCGGCCCATATCGTCTTCACCGCCATCGACGCCAAGCGCCCGGCGACCATCTCGAAGAAGGCCATCCGCCTGATGCGGGACCGGCTGGGTTTTCAGGGTCTGATCCTGTCTGACGACCTGACGATGCAGGCCCTGTCCGGAAGTTTGACCGACCGAGCCGCCGCCGCGCTGAAGGCCGGCTGCGATCTGGTGGTCCACTGCAACGGCGATCTGGACGAGATGCGCCAGGTGGCCGAGGGCACCGGCAAGCTGAAGGGCAAGGCCCGTCGCCGTGCCGACGCGGCCCTGGCCCGCATCGTCCATACGCCGGAACCCTTGGATGCTGTTGGGGCCCGCGCCCGCTTCGCCTCCATGATGGACGGCCGCCTCGAAGCCGCCAAAGGTCCCGATGTGGGAGAGGCGCAGGGATGA
- a CDS encoding SPOR domain-containing protein — protein sequence MSHDDPYRPDGGRERGAYTPPDADDLPFQRSAFDARRAPAGKAPPVTLLISAGVLLVLILVVVLFYRSGLRSSEDAPPAVGTPVGDLKVEAPVDAQPIDPAEGVDLYEPAPAPTTAPTFVPPPEAVAPRPAPAATPAPVPAPTPRPVTPAPAPVEPTPAPAAGGSASVQIGAFSTPGIADREYAAITGRYPQFTRGAGKRVQEVTASNGATVYRTTVTGLSREDARAMCAAIRASGGDCIVR from the coding sequence ATGTCGCATGACGATCCCTATCGACCCGATGGCGGCCGTGAGCGCGGGGCCTATACGCCGCCGGATGCCGACGATCTGCCGTTCCAGCGCTCGGCCTTCGACGCGCGGCGCGCCCCGGCGGGCAAGGCTCCGCCGGTGACCCTGCTGATCAGCGCCGGCGTTCTTCTGGTGCTGATTCTGGTGGTGGTGCTGTTCTACCGGTCCGGCCTGCGCTCGTCCGAGGATGCGCCGCCTGCGGTCGGAACGCCGGTCGGCGATCTGAAGGTCGAGGCCCCCGTCGACGCCCAGCCGATCGATCCGGCCGAGGGCGTGGACCTGTACGAACCCGCGCCGGCCCCGACCACGGCTCCGACCTTTGTGCCGCCGCCCGAAGCTGTGGCCCCGCGCCCGGCCCCGGCTGCCACGCCTGCGCCCGTGCCCGCGCCGACACCCCGTCCGGTGACGCCGGCTCCCGCTCCGGTTGAGCCGACCCCGGCCCCTGCAGCGGGCGGCAGCGCCTCGGTCCAGATCGGAGCCTTTTCCACCCCCGGCATCGCCGATCGCGAATATGCCGCCATTACCGGCCGCTATCCGCAGTTCACGCGCGGCGCTGGCAAGCGGGTGCAGGAGGTCACGGCGTCCAATGGTGCGACGGTCTATCGGACCACGGTCACGGGCCTGAGCCGCGAGGATGCCCGGGCCATGTGCGCGGCCATCCGCGCCTCCGGCGGCGACTGCATCGTCCGGTGA
- a CDS encoding deoxyguanosinetriphosphate triphosphohydrolase: MSLPTPRAPYAETPERSRGRRVPEPISRTRNAFARDRDRIIHCTAFRRLKEKTQVFVAHEGDHYRTRLTHSLEVAQIARSLAHALRLDTDLAETIALAHDLGHPPFGHAGEDELQACTAPWGGFDHNVQTFRVVTRLEERYPAYDGLNLSWETLEGVIKHNGPVAHRLGDPAWKPIADYNAGWDLELGGFASLEAQCAAIADDIAYNNHDVDDGVQAGLFTLDDLADVPLIGPILHQTRRDWPDVDARMIRLEAVRRMIGAMVEDVLAQTEARLAEDGIRSVEDVRGARRTLVAFSDTMLADLGVLRAFLFQRMYRHYRVNRTRSQARRILAEMFQLFMAEPEVMPPEWSGKAGEGVVDMRRARAVCDYIAGMTDRYAIEEHRKLFTIDLALDL, from the coding sequence TTGAGCCTGCCCACCCCACGCGCCCCCTATGCCGAGACGCCGGAACGCTCGCGCGGCCGCCGGGTGCCCGAACCGATCAGCCGGACCCGTAACGCCTTTGCCCGCGACCGCGACCGCATCATCCACTGCACCGCCTTTCGCCGCCTGAAGGAAAAGACCCAGGTCTTTGTCGCCCATGAAGGCGACCACTACCGCACCCGCCTGACCCACAGCCTGGAGGTCGCCCAGATCGCGCGGTCGCTGGCCCATGCCCTGCGGCTGGACACCGATCTGGCCGAGACCATCGCCCTGGCTCACGACCTGGGCCATCCGCCGTTCGGACATGCGGGCGAAGACGAGCTTCAGGCCTGCACGGCCCCCTGGGGTGGCTTCGATCACAACGTCCAGACCTTCCGCGTGGTGACCCGGCTGGAGGAGCGCTATCCGGCCTACGACGGTCTGAACCTCAGCTGGGAGACGCTGGAGGGGGTCATCAAGCACAATGGGCCGGTTGCCCACCGCCTGGGTGACCCGGCCTGGAAGCCGATCGCTGATTATAATGCGGGATGGGACCTGGAGCTGGGCGGCTTTGCCTCGCTGGAGGCTCAGTGCGCCGCCATTGCCGACGACATCGCCTATAACAATCACGACGTGGACGACGGTGTTCAGGCGGGGCTGTTCACCCTGGACGATCTGGCCGATGTGCCGCTGATCGGGCCGATCCTGCATCAGACGCGCCGCGACTGGCCCGATGTCGATGCTCGGATGATCCGGCTGGAAGCCGTGCGCCGCATGATCGGGGCCATGGTGGAGGACGTCCTGGCCCAGACCGAAGCCCGCCTGGCCGAGGACGGCATCCGATCGGTCGAAGACGTGCGCGGCGCGCGCCGCACCCTGGTCGCGTTCTCCGACACCATGCTGGCGGACCTGGGCGTGCTGCGGGCCTTTCTGTTTCAGCGCATGTACCGCCACTATCGCGTCAATCGCACGCGCAGCCAGGCGCGGCGCATCCTGGCTGAGATGTTCCAGCTGTTCATGGCCGAGCCCGAGGTCATGCCGCCCGAATGGTCGGGCAAGGCGGGCGAGGGGGTGGTGGACATGCGCCGGGCCCGGGCCGTGTGCGACTATATTGCCGGCATGACCGACCGGTACGCGATCGAGGAACACCGGAAACTGTTCACCATCGACCTGGCTCTCGATCTGTGA
- the erpA gene encoding iron-sulfur cluster insertion protein ErpA yields MGTVQSADFRIDAAPRTGHGLTLSSSAAKRLAALGDLEGHPVMLRVAVDGGGCSGFQYRFELIQQPEADDLTIRTDGQAAVIDPVSLPFLKGSEIAWVDDLAGAQFVVRNPNAASSCGCGVSFSI; encoded by the coding sequence ATGGGCACCGTCCAATCCGCAGACTTTCGCATCGACGCCGCGCCGCGCACTGGCCATGGCCTGACGCTGTCATCGAGTGCCGCCAAACGGCTGGCCGCCCTGGGCGATCTGGAAGGGCATCCGGTCATGCTTCGCGTCGCGGTCGACGGCGGCGGATGTTCGGGCTTTCAGTATCGCTTCGAACTGATCCAGCAGCCCGAAGCCGATGATCTGACGATCCGGACGGACGGTCAGGCCGCGGTCATCGACCCGGTCTCCCTGCCCTTTCTGAAGGGGTCCGAGATCGCCTGGGTCGACGATCTGGCAGGTGCGCAGTTCGTGGTCCGCAATCCCAATGCCGCCTCCAGCTGCGGCTGCGGCGTCAGCTTTTCGATCTGA
- a CDS encoding SdpI family protein has product MAARAPLPLAVADLVTVVFSLAMALVGAWVVFAGPTQMMPVHWGPDGYVDRWGTRAEVGGLILMLGFAALAIGGGLGLAARRVSDPARARTLRIGQVVSLIAISAVALFAGAASLGGAQSLAGALPMAALSLILLAAGGLTGRVAPNRWVGVRTPWSLNSRIAWARSNRLAAALLIPIGLGGLVLSPLAPQPLGMQALVGGAILAAIWSVIESRRAWHNDPDRQPL; this is encoded by the coding sequence GTGGCCGCACGCGCACCTCTTCCCCTCGCCGTCGCCGATCTGGTGACCGTGGTCTTCAGCCTGGCCATGGCCTTGGTCGGCGCGTGGGTCGTGTTTGCGGGCCCGACGCAGATGATGCCGGTCCACTGGGGCCCTGACGGCTATGTCGATCGCTGGGGCACGCGGGCCGAGGTCGGAGGGCTGATCCTGATGCTGGGGTTCGCGGCCCTGGCGATCGGTGGCGGCCTGGGTCTGGCGGCACGGCGGGTGTCCGATCCCGCGCGGGCACGGACGCTGCGGATCGGACAGGTGGTGTCGCTGATCGCAATCTCGGCGGTCGCCCTGTTCGCCGGGGCGGCCAGCCTGGGCGGGGCGCAGTCTCTCGCGGGCGCTCTGCCGATGGCGGCGCTCAGCCTGATCTTGCTCGCCGCCGGGGGACTGACGGGCCGGGTCGCACCGAACCGTTGGGTCGGCGTCCGCACGCCCTGGAGCCTGAACAGCCGCATTGCCTGGGCGCGGTCGAACCGTCTGGCGGCGGCCCTGCTGATCCCCATTGGTCTGGGCGGACTGGTCCTGAGCCCTCTCGCACCGCAACCGCTGGGGATGCAGGCCCTTGTCGGCGGCGCGATCCTGGCGGCCATCTGGAGCGTGATCGAGAGCCGCCGTGCCTGGCACAACGACCCGGACCGTCAGCCGCTCTGA
- a CDS encoding dihydroorotase, whose protein sequence is MTQTFDLIVRGGEVANHAGRGMADVGVRDGRIVVVGDLSQASAAEVVDATGLTVLPGVIDTQVHFREPGLEWKEDLETGSRAAALGGVTAVFEMPNTEPTTTDPDALADKLSRAHHRMWTDHAFYMGGTHQNAAFLSELERLPGCCGVKVFMGASTGTLLVADDDGVREVLRNVRRRATFHSEDEYRLVERRPLARTGDWTSHPEVRDAESAIMSTRRLVALARETGARIHVLHVTTAEEIEFLAHNKDVATVEITPQHLTLTAPDAYERLKGLAQMNPPIRDAHHVAGLWRGIEQGVADVLGSDHAPHTLEEKARPYPASPSGMPGVQTLVPVMLTHVANGRLSLDRFIDLTSHGANRVFGIAGKGRMAEGYDADLTLVDLKARRTITHDAMASRCGWTPFDGFEATGWPMATIVRGQTVMRDGQLVGSAVGEAVRFQETL, encoded by the coding sequence ATGACCCAGACCTTTGACCTGATCGTTCGCGGGGGCGAGGTGGCCAACCATGCCGGGCGGGGCATGGCCGATGTCGGGGTGCGCGACGGGCGGATCGTGGTCGTGGGCGATCTGTCCCAGGCCTCGGCTGCAGAGGTCGTGGACGCGACCGGCCTGACCGTCCTGCCCGGCGTCATCGACACCCAGGTTCACTTCCGCGAGCCGGGCCTGGAGTGGAAGGAAGATCTCGAGACCGGCAGCCGGGCCGCAGCCCTGGGCGGCGTCACCGCCGTGTTCGAAATGCCGAACACCGAGCCGACGACCACCGATCCCGACGCCCTGGCCGACAAGCTGTCGCGCGCCCATCACCGGATGTGGACCGACCATGCCTTCTACATGGGGGGCACCCATCAGAACGCGGCCTTCCTGTCGGAGCTGGAGCGGCTGCCCGGCTGCTGCGGGGTCAAGGTCTTCATGGGGGCCTCGACCGGGACCCTGCTGGTCGCCGACGACGATGGGGTGCGCGAGGTGCTGCGCAATGTCCGCCGCCGCGCCACCTTCCATTCCGAGGACGAATACCGCCTGGTCGAGCGCCGGCCCCTGGCGCGCACTGGCGACTGGACCAGCCACCCCGAGGTTCGCGACGCCGAAAGCGCCATCATGTCCACCCGCCGCCTGGTGGCCCTGGCGCGCGAGACCGGCGCGCGCATCCACGTCCTGCACGTGACGACCGCCGAGGAAATCGAGTTCCTGGCCCACAACAAGGATGTGGCCACGGTCGAGATCACGCCCCAGCACCTGACCCTGACCGCGCCCGATGCCTATGAGCGGCTGAAGGGTCTGGCTCAGATGAATCCGCCGATCCGCGACGCCCATCATGTCGCCGGCCTGTGGCGCGGGATCGAGCAGGGGGTGGCCGACGTGCTGGGCTCAGACCACGCCCCTCACACGCTGGAAGAAAAGGCCCGGCCCTATCCGGCCTCTCCGTCGGGGATGCCGGGGGTCCAGACCCTGGTGCCGGTGATGCTGACCCATGTGGCCAATGGGCGGCTGTCGCTGGATCGGTTCATCGACCTGACCAGCCATGGGGCCAACCGGGTCTTCGGCATCGCCGGAAAGGGCAGGATGGCCGAGGGCTACGACGCGGACCTGACGCTGGTGGACCTCAAGGCCCGGCGCACCATCACCCACGACGCCATGGCCAGCCGCTGTGGCTGGACCCCCTTCGACGGGTTCGAGGCCACGGGCTGGCCGATGGCGACCATCGTGAGGGGCCAGACCGTGATGCGGGATGGACAGTTGGTCGGCAGTGCCGTCGGCGAGGCCGTCCGGTTCCAGGAAACGCTCTGA
- a CDS encoding glycosyltransferase family 9 protein: MPGRFPILYLTEAQPEAAVLSSGVLDYLVQAMPEAVFTVVGSPDSAPLFADTPRLQRLLVLERETRLDWIRLWNDLRATHWGLIVDMRGTTLSGRLRRHKRAVRGAPVPGEHAVQAAARVLQLDEVPPPRLAVGPETFAAADALVRPDGRPILAIGVGVDWLGKRWPAERYAKVAAALLGDDGPLAGGRLLFVGAEADRDEAHTVRFAVARNRVIEAQGRLTPLQTVAALSRADLYVGGDSLWTQLAVAAGTPTLAVFGPSDETITGPWGGVSARGPRSLDEFRALDPNLNQEIQHMMDLPAERVLRAARRLLAERAQKPA; the protein is encoded by the coding sequence ATGCCGGGCCGTTTTCCCATCCTCTATCTGACCGAAGCCCAGCCCGAGGCTGCCGTGCTGTCCAGCGGCGTGCTCGACTATCTGGTCCAGGCCATGCCCGAGGCGGTGTTCACCGTGGTCGGGTCGCCGGACAGTGCGCCTCTGTTCGCCGATACGCCGCGCCTTCAGCGGCTGTTGGTCCTGGAGCGTGAGACCCGGCTGGACTGGATACGGCTGTGGAACGACCTGCGCGCGACGCATTGGGGCCTGATCGTCGACATGCGCGGCACGACCCTGTCCGGGCGGTTGCGGCGGCACAAGCGGGCCGTGCGCGGCGCGCCGGTGCCGGGTGAGCATGCCGTTCAGGCCGCCGCCCGTGTGCTGCAACTGGATGAAGTCCCGCCGCCGCGCCTGGCTGTCGGTCCCGAGACCTTTGCGGCGGCCGATGCCCTGGTGCGCCCCGATGGGCGGCCGATCCTCGCGATCGGGGTCGGGGTCGACTGGCTGGGCAAGCGCTGGCCGGCCGAACGCTATGCCAAGGTCGCAGCCGCCCTGTTGGGCGATGATGGGCCGCTGGCCGGGGGGCGGCTGCTGTTTGTCGGGGCTGAGGCCGATCGGGATGAAGCCCACACCGTCCGCTTTGCCGTCGCCCGCAACCGCGTGATCGAGGCGCAGGGACGTCTGACCCCTCTGCAGACCGTCGCCGCCCTGTCCCGTGCCGATCTGTATGTCGGCGGCGATTCCCTGTGGACCCAGCTGGCCGTCGCCGCCGGTACGCCGACGCTCGCCGTCTTCGGGCCCTCGGACGAGACAATCACCGGCCCCTGGGGCGGCGTCTCCGCGCGCGGGCCGCGCAGCCTGGACGAGTTTCGCGCCCTGGACCCCAATCTGAACCAGGAAATCCAGCACATGATGGACCTGCCGGCCGAGCGCGTGTTGAGGGCCGCGCGGCGTCTGCTGGCCGAGCGCGCGCAGAAACCGGCCTGA
- the ygfZ gene encoding CAF17-like 4Fe-4S cluster assembly/insertion protein YgfZ: protein MTLHIARLTSRALIHVGGPDARAFLQGLLTQDVETLGAGQVRFAALLSPPGRVLFDLFVWGGNDAFILDVAADRREALMARLSMYRLRAQVEIAADDRGVWASWPGVAEGFVADPRLAALGGRGLNTETASNAVEADYHTHRLTVGVPDPDADVGSDRTYPIEANFDLLNGIDFQKGCFVGQETTSRMKRRGAIRNRMLPLAVDGAVPPSGSEVLNGDLRAGEIRTGIDGEAMALVRLDRLDGALSVDGKTAHIRRPDWMTE, encoded by the coding sequence ATGACGCTGCATATCGCCCGCCTTACCAGCCGTGCCCTGATCCATGTCGGGGGCCCCGATGCGCGCGCGTTTCTGCAGGGGCTTCTGACCCAGGATGTCGAGACATTGGGCGCGGGCCAGGTGCGGTTCGCAGCCCTGCTGTCGCCACCCGGCAGGGTGCTGTTCGACCTGTTCGTCTGGGGCGGGAACGATGCCTTCATCCTGGATGTCGCGGCCGACCGGCGCGAGGCCCTGATGGCGCGGCTTTCGATGTACAGGCTGCGGGCTCAGGTCGAAATTGCCGCCGATGATCGGGGAGTCTGGGCCAGCTGGCCCGGCGTGGCCGAGGGTTTCGTGGCCGATCCGCGTCTTGCGGCCCTGGGCGGACGCGGCCTGAATACCGAGACCGCATCGAACGCCGTCGAGGCTGACTATCATACCCATCGCCTGACCGTCGGCGTGCCCGACCCGGATGCCGACGTGGGATCGGACCGCACCTATCCGATCGAGGCGAATTTCGACCTGCTGAACGGCATCGATTTCCAGAAAGGCTGCTTCGTCGGCCAGGAAACGACGTCGCGGATGAAGCGGCGCGGTGCCATCCGCAACCGGATGCTGCCCCTGGCCGTCGACGGTGCAGTTCCGCCATCCGGCAGCGAGGTGCTGAACGGCGACCTGCGCGCCGGTGAAATCCGCACCGGCATCGATGGCGAAGCCATGGCCCTGGTTCGGCTGGACCGGCTCGACGGCGCGCTCAGCGTTGACGGAAAGACAGCGCATATCCGCAGGCCCGACTGGATGACGGAATAA